The proteins below come from a single Acidovorax sp. NCPPB 4044 genomic window:
- a CDS encoding DUF736 domain-containing protein, with amino-acid sequence MANIGSFNADKDGFTGTLRTLTLNVKVKLVPNDKGDNEKAPDFRLQAAGHDIGAAWKKTSEAGREYISVTLDDPSFPATVYARLIEGENGTHDLIWSRSKPQAA; translated from the coding sequence ATGGCCAACATCGGCAGCTTCAACGCAGACAAAGACGGCTTCACCGGCACGCTTCGCACCCTGACGCTCAACGTCAAGGTCAAGCTGGTTCCCAACGACAAGGGCGACAACGAGAAGGCCCCCGACTTCCGCCTGCAGGCCGCCGGTCACGACATCGGCGCGGCGTGGAAGAAGACCAGCGAAGCCGGGCGGGAGTACATCTCCGTGACACTCGACGATCCTTCGTTCCCGGCCACGGTCTACGCCCGCCTGATCGAGGGCGAGAACGGCACGCACGACCTGATCTGGTCACGCAGCAAGCCCCAGGCGGCGTGA
- a CDS encoding helix-turn-helix domain-containing protein yields MAAKHTLSEALKTIRKARGLSQEAFSDVSSRTYMSTLERDMKSPTLNKLAELCEVMEVHPLTLLTLAYAGDDLRQADQLLAQVRQELETVTKKGGTP; encoded by the coding sequence TTGGCAGCGAAACATACATTGTCGGAGGCACTAAAGACCATCAGGAAAGCGCGTGGATTGAGCCAGGAGGCGTTCTCCGACGTGTCCAGCCGCACCTACATGAGCACGCTGGAGCGGGACATGAAAAGCCCGACGCTGAACAAGCTGGCCGAACTGTGCGAGGTCATGGAGGTTCACCCGCTCACGCTGCTGACGCTGGCCTATGCCGGTGACGACCTGCGGCAGGCCGATCAGCTGCTGGCGCAGGTGCGGCAGGAGCTGGAGACGGTGACGAAGAAGGGTGGCACGCCATAG
- a CDS encoding DUF2958 domain-containing protein, giving the protein MDRLITEEERRQLLDHGAARVAGQAIDPQPVVRLFTPDAHATWLLASLSPADGDTAYGLIDLGIGMPELGEIKLSDLASIVGPQQQPVMRDRYFRAARSLSEYTRLAQENGSIFD; this is encoded by the coding sequence GTGGACCGACTCATCACCGAGGAAGAGCGCAGGCAACTGCTGGACCACGGCGCGGCTCGTGTCGCTGGCCAGGCCATCGACCCGCAGCCCGTCGTGCGGCTCTTCACCCCGGACGCGCACGCCACCTGGCTGCTGGCTTCGCTCAGCCCAGCCGATGGCGACACGGCCTATGGCTTGATCGACCTGGGGATCGGCATGCCTGAGCTGGGCGAGATCAAGCTGTCCGACCTCGCGTCCATCGTCGGGCCGCAGCAGCAGCCCGTGATGCGGGATCGGTATTTCCGGGCGGCGCGCTCCCTGTCGGAGTACACCCGGCTGGCCCAGGAGAACGGTTCCATCTTCGATTGA
- a CDS encoding helix-turn-helix domain-containing protein, whose product MRPAPLRPAAAPAIASTAAAQPQRYLTNDEAADYLRLSPRTLEKQRVLGGGAKFRKFGRRVMYAVADLDAWAAERSFDSTSDPEYAEHHAADSRVR is encoded by the coding sequence ATGCGTCCTGCTCCTTTGCGGCCTGCCGCCGCTCCCGCAATCGCTTCGACCGCTGCCGCGCAGCCGCAGCGCTATCTCACCAACGACGAAGCCGCCGACTATCTGCGCCTGTCGCCGCGCACGCTGGAGAAGCAGCGCGTGCTGGGTGGCGGCGCCAAGTTCCGCAAGTTCGGCCGCCGCGTGATGTACGCCGTGGCCGACCTCGACGCCTGGGCCGCCGAACGCAGCTTCGACAGCACCTCCGATCCCGAGTACGCCGAGCACCATGCGGCGGACAGCCGTGTGCGCTGA
- a CDS encoding replication initiator protein A, translated as MSSPPGAVRQEREQLDLFRALPGDMAPRDSQDLMAFPFFSLAKSRRTAPINFQASGVTIRVEGTQEHGIATIWDADVLIWAASQIVEARDAGLRPSRLMQATPYEILRFIGRGTSLRDYQRLKAALDRLQSTTVATSIRETTGRRLHRFSWINEWKELADARGTPLGIELILPDWFYGGVLDAALVLTIDAGYFRLTGGIERWLYRLVRKHGGHQPGGWQFDFRHLHRKSGSTAKPYDFACDLRALVARQSLPGYVLGIERMDGAELLTFRPVRPVP; from the coding sequence ATGTCCAGCCCTCCAGGGGCAGTCAGGCAAGAACGCGAACAGCTCGACCTGTTCCGCGCCTTGCCGGGCGACATGGCGCCGCGCGACAGCCAGGACCTGATGGCCTTTCCGTTCTTCTCGCTGGCGAAGTCGCGGCGCACGGCGCCGATCAACTTCCAAGCCAGCGGCGTGACGATCCGCGTGGAGGGCACGCAAGAGCACGGCATCGCCACGATCTGGGATGCGGATGTGCTGATCTGGGCGGCCAGCCAGATCGTGGAGGCGCGCGACGCGGGCTTGCGCCCGTCGCGGCTGATGCAGGCCACGCCCTACGAGATCCTGCGCTTCATCGGGCGCGGTACGTCGCTGCGCGACTACCAGCGCCTCAAGGCGGCCCTGGATCGCCTGCAATCCACCACGGTGGCTACGTCCATCCGCGAGACCACGGGAAGGCGTCTGCACCGCTTCTCGTGGATCAACGAGTGGAAGGAACTGGCCGACGCCCGCGGCACGCCGCTGGGCATCGAGCTGATCCTGCCGGACTGGTTCTATGGCGGCGTGCTGGATGCGGCACTGGTGCTGACCATCGATGCGGGGTATTTCCGGCTGACGGGCGGCATCGAGCGCTGGCTGTACCGCCTGGTGCGCAAGCACGGCGGGCACCAGCCCGGCGGCTGGCAGTTCGACTTCCGTCACCTGCACCGCAAGTCGGGCAGCACAGCGAAGCCCTACGACTTCGCCTGCGACCTGCGCGCGCTGGTGGCGCGGCAGTCGCTGCCCGGCTACGTCCTGGGCATCGAGCGGATGGACGGGGCCGAGCTGCTGACGTTCCGCCCGGTGCGTCCCGTGCCGTAG
- the parA gene encoding ParA family partition ATPase → MIVALLNQKGGVGKTTLATHIAGELAMRGQHVVLLDADPQGSSLDWTQRRSQQGLPRLFSAVGLARETLHQEAPELARRADHVIIDGPPRIAALARSALLAAERVLIPVQPSPYDLWASAEMVALIREAQVFRPALRAAFIINRRVSTTVIGREARGALADQPLPALRAEVHQRIVFADSVAAGRLARETAPDSAAEREITALVDELLRWTT, encoded by the coding sequence ATGATCGTCGCGCTGCTGAATCAGAAAGGCGGCGTGGGCAAGACCACGCTTGCCACCCACATCGCCGGCGAGCTGGCAATGCGCGGCCAGCATGTCGTGTTGCTGGACGCCGACCCGCAGGGTTCGTCGCTGGACTGGACGCAGCGCAGAAGCCAGCAAGGCTTGCCACGGCTGTTCAGCGCCGTGGGCCTCGCTCGCGAAACCCTGCACCAGGAAGCGCCAGAACTCGCCAGGCGGGCCGATCACGTCATCATCGATGGGCCGCCCAGGATCGCAGCGCTGGCGCGTTCTGCGCTCTTGGCGGCCGAGCGCGTGCTGATCCCGGTGCAGCCCAGTCCCTACGACCTGTGGGCCAGCGCCGAGATGGTGGCGCTGATCCGGGAGGCGCAGGTGTTCCGGCCTGCGCTGCGCGCGGCCTTCATCATCAACCGACGCGTCAGCACCACCGTGATCGGGCGCGAAGCGCGCGGTGCGCTGGCCGATCAGCCGCTTCCTGCGCTGCGCGCGGAAGTGCATCAGCGCATCGTGTTCGCCGACAGCGTGGCCGCTGGCCGGCTTGCACGCGAGACGGCGCCGGACAGCGCCGCCGAACGGGAAATCACCGCCCTTGTGGATGAATTGCTGCGGTGGACGACATGA
- a CDS encoding chromosome partitioning protein ParB, translating to MTAKQPANSKRTAKRVGIGVRPPANPHAEAWIRQGDADALNKGDLYTARLTLDITPAMRARIKVSAFTQGVTVADLLRGLLEREFPENHRENTP from the coding sequence ATGACAGCGAAGCAGCCGGCCAACAGCAAGCGCACGGCCAAGCGCGTCGGCATCGGCGTGCGCCCGCCTGCGAATCCGCACGCCGAGGCGTGGATTCGCCAGGGCGATGCAGATGCACTCAACAAGGGCGACCTCTACACGGCCCGCCTCACCCTCGACATCACGCCCGCCATGCGGGCGCGCATCAAGGTATCGGCCTTCACGCAAGGCGTGACCGTGGCCGACCTGCTGCGCGGCCTGCTGGAGCGGGAGTTTCCCGAGAACCACAGGGAGAACACACCATGA
- a CDS encoding DUF2840 domain-containing protein — MTASTAPAVAPAAVAATATATATATATATATAAPQPSFIAPSGQPASAPLTRVALAYIEPRFKLYLRFGEPARTHQLDRWRRSAVFLPGAVFCRVRWHANDYGTVRWQLMVMQACTPLDAAQRIPGVQPGARLLLHAEGDGQVRAVLERIDAIEALGIAPVAVSPAYWRTLANRLAARLPLPEYTAERHAAWLTGRALP; from the coding sequence ATGACTGCATCCACTGCACCAGCCGTCGCGCCTGCCGCTGTCGCGGCCACGGCCACGGCCACGGCCACGGCCACGGCCACGGCCACGGCCACGGCTGCGCCACAGCCATCATTCATCGCACCTTCCGGCCAGCCAGCCAGCGCGCCGCTGACGCGCGTGGCGCTGGCCTACATCGAACCGCGTTTCAAGCTCTACCTGCGCTTCGGCGAACCCGCGCGCACGCACCAGCTCGACCGCTGGCGGCGCAGCGCGGTGTTCTTGCCAGGTGCGGTGTTCTGCCGCGTGCGCTGGCACGCCAACGACTACGGCACCGTGCGCTGGCAGCTCATGGTGATGCAAGCCTGCACACCGCTGGACGCGGCGCAGCGCATCCCCGGCGTGCAGCCCGGCGCGCGCCTGCTGCTGCACGCCGAGGGCGACGGGCAAGTGCGCGCCGTGCTGGAACGCATCGACGCCATCGAGGCGCTGGGCATCGCGCCTGTCGCCGTCTCGCCCGCGTACTGGCGCACGCTCGCCAACCGGCTCGCCGCGCGCCTGCCGCTGCCCGAATACACCGCCGAGCGGCACGCCGCCTGGCTGACCGGGAGGGCGCTGCCATGA
- a CDS encoding S26 family signal peptidase, protein MTTVSTPGTAPRPRSHARSRLRARIVLTGFAACGLAALAWASFVHPLPRLIYNPSDSVAVGWYRIDPFDPRTASLPRPLSVDSIVLVPLPTTAAALAAQRGYLPVRVPLLKRVGAVAPQHVCVFDALVWIDGVPVAAVRPADRLGRPLPSWSQCRQLRPGELFLLSVTNPASFDSRYFGPVSASAVIGVARPIWLEARP, encoded by the coding sequence ATGACCACCGTTTCCACCCCCGGCACCGCGCCGCGTCCTCGCTCGCACGCCCGCTCACGCTTGCGCGCTCGCATCGTGCTCACGGGCTTCGCCGCCTGCGGCCTCGCTGCGCTGGCCTGGGCGTCCTTCGTGCATCCGCTGCCGCGCCTGATCTACAACCCGTCCGACAGCGTGGCGGTCGGCTGGTATCGCATCGACCCGTTCGACCCACGCACCGCCTCGCTGCCACGTCCCTTGTCCGTGGACAGCATCGTGCTGGTGCCGCTGCCGACCACGGCCGCCGCACTCGCTGCGCAGCGCGGCTATCTGCCGGTGCGCGTGCCGCTGCTCAAACGTGTAGGCGCAGTCGCGCCGCAGCACGTTTGCGTTTTCGATGCGCTGGTGTGGATCGACGGCGTGCCGGTGGCTGCCGTTCGGCCCGCCGATCGGCTGGGCCGCCCGCTGCCATCCTGGTCGCAGTGCCGGCAGCTTCGGCCTGGCGAACTGTTCCTTCTCAGTGTGACCAACCCGGCGTCGTTCGACAGCCGGTATTTCGGGCCGGTCAGCGCATCCGCCGTGATCGGCGTCGCGCGCCCGATCTGGCTGGAGGCCCGCCCATGA
- a CDS encoding relaxase/mobilization nuclease domain-containing protein, with protein sequence MSDRRDDDFRVRPSAPKNRGTGLGQSFVSKVLKQTGKASGGKSAVRRSGAAHGTGQRPRSRLGRGHTAARFAGAKLTPMSRRVTIKTLLVNHQRASPQSLAKHLRYIERDGVGRDGEPGQAYGPQTDAADLDAFKERCADDRHHFRFILSPEDGAEMEDLRTYTRHLMGRMEADLGTGLDWVAVNHWNTDNPHTHIVVRGRDDTGKDLIIAGDYIADGFRHRAAELATEWLGPRTELEIQQTLGREVEQERWTSLDRTLKREASDDGLVHVERLNEPRLQRQRLLLIGRLQRLQRLGLAGETQPGTWAVHADAEKTLRALGERGDIIRTMQRAMRGEPRELAVFEPGDDGRTILGRVAAKGLADELRDRGYLVIDGVDGKAHYVALNARDELANYPTGAVVEVKGSANVRAADRNIAALASDGLYRTDHHLAVAQGQAVPGRDPQEVVAAHVRRLEALRRAGIVERVTEGLWKVPDDLTERGRQYDAQRLGGVAVELKSHLPIERQARMIGATWLDQQLIGGGSGLGDLGFGGEAKQAMQQRADFLAEQGLAERHGQRVILARNLLGTLRNRELAQAAKDIAADTGLEHRPVADGKRVAGIYRRSVMLASGRYAMLDDGMGFRLVPWKLVIERHLGQQIAATARGGMVNWEVGRGLGR encoded by the coding sequence ATGAGCGACCGCCGCGACGACGATTTCCGCGTGCGCCCCAGCGCCCCGAAGAACCGGGGCACGGGCCTGGGGCAGAGCTTCGTTTCCAAGGTGCTCAAGCAGACGGGCAAGGCCAGCGGCGGCAAGTCCGCAGTGCGCCGTTCTGGCGCAGCGCATGGCACCGGCCAGCGTCCCCGCTCGCGCCTGGGGCGCGGCCACACGGCCGCGCGCTTCGCCGGCGCGAAGCTGACGCCCATGTCGCGGCGCGTGACCATCAAGACGCTGCTGGTGAATCACCAGCGGGCCAGTCCGCAGTCGCTCGCCAAGCATCTGCGCTACATCGAGCGCGACGGCGTGGGCCGCGACGGCGAGCCGGGTCAAGCCTATGGCCCGCAGACCGATGCCGCCGACCTCGACGCCTTCAAGGAACGCTGCGCCGACGACCGGCACCACTTCCGCTTCATCCTCTCGCCCGAGGATGGCGCGGAAATGGAAGACCTGCGCACCTACACGCGGCACCTCATGGGCCGCATGGAGGCCGACCTGGGCACGGGCCTCGATTGGGTGGCCGTGAACCACTGGAATACCGACAACCCGCACACGCACATCGTCGTGCGCGGGCGCGACGACACCGGCAAAGACCTCATCATCGCGGGCGACTACATCGCCGACGGTTTCCGCCATCGCGCCGCCGAACTGGCGACCGAATGGCTGGGGCCGCGCACCGAGCTGGAGATCCAGCAGACCTTGGGACGCGAGGTGGAACAGGAGCGGTGGACGAGCCTGGATCGCACCTTGAAGCGCGAGGCCAGCGACGATGGCCTGGTGCATGTCGAACGGCTCAACGAACCCCGCTTGCAACGGCAACGCCTGCTGCTGATCGGTCGCCTGCAACGCTTGCAGCGCCTGGGCTTGGCCGGCGAGACGCAGCCGGGCACCTGGGCCGTCCATGCGGATGCGGAAAAGACCCTGCGCGCCCTTGGCGAGCGTGGCGACATCATCCGCACCATGCAGCGGGCCATGCGCGGCGAGCCGCGCGAACTGGCGGTGTTCGAGCCGGGGGACGACGGCCGAACCATCCTCGGGCGCGTGGCCGCGAAAGGACTGGCCGACGAGCTGCGCGACCGAGGCTATCTGGTTATTGACGGCGTGGACGGCAAGGCCCATTACGTCGCGCTCAACGCCCGCGACGAGCTGGCGAACTATCCGACCGGGGCCGTGGTGGAGGTGAAGGGATCGGCCAACGTGCGCGCGGCCGACAGGAACATCGCCGCGCTGGCGAGTGATGGCCTGTACCGCACCGATCATCACTTGGCCGTGGCGCAGGGCCAGGCCGTACCGGGCCGCGACCCGCAGGAGGTCGTGGCGGCCCACGTCCGCCGGCTGGAAGCCCTGCGCCGGGCCGGCATCGTGGAGCGCGTGACCGAAGGACTATGGAAGGTGCCGGACGACCTGACCGAGCGTGGCCGCCAGTACGACGCGCAGCGCCTGGGCGGCGTGGCGGTAGAACTGAAGTCGCACCTTCCCATTGAGCGGCAGGCGCGCATGATCGGGGCCACCTGGCTCGACCAGCAGTTGATCGGCGGCGGCTCGGGCCTGGGCGACCTGGGCTTTGGTGGCGAGGCCAAGCAGGCGATGCAGCAGCGCGCCGACTTCCTGGCCGAACAGGGGCTGGCCGAGCGGCACGGGCAGCGCGTGATCCTGGCGCGCAACCTGCTGGGCACGCTGCGCAACCGGGAACTGGCGCAGGCCGCCAAGGACATCGCCGCCGATACCGGCCTGGAGCATCGCCCGGTGGCCGATGGCAAGCGTGTTGCCGGCATCTACCGCCGCAGCGTCATGCTCGCCAGCGGGCGCTACGCGATGCTCGATGACGGTATGGGGTTCAGGTTGGTGCCGTGGAAACTCGTGATCGAGCGACACCTGGGTCAGCAGATCGCTGCGACGGCTCGGGGCGGGATGGTGAATTGGGAAGTCGGCCGAGGTCTCGGCAGATAA
- a CDS encoding TetR/AcrR family transcriptional regulator: protein MIHFFMAYRQTPAVEARLQDNRSRILEAARALVSEGGWSEAQVANVAAAAGIATGTVYRYFPSKAELFAEVLSRVSQREVVVMTEIAQADGTAMTRLHAAVATFVKRAMRNPRLAYALIAEPCDREIDEARLTYRASISEVIRAIVTTGQKTTEMRSDVQPNIAATVIVGGFMEGLIGPLSPLSRQRHEDTDEYQREVASLADQIARLACASVALATARVQPLQRRDA, encoded by the coding sequence TTGATTCACTTCTTCATGGCATATCGGCAAACCCCCGCCGTTGAGGCGCGGCTGCAAGACAACCGCAGCCGCATCCTGGAAGCTGCCCGAGCCTTGGTAAGTGAGGGCGGCTGGAGCGAAGCGCAAGTGGCCAACGTAGCGGCGGCGGCCGGCATTGCCACCGGCACCGTGTATCGATATTTCCCGTCCAAGGCGGAGCTTTTCGCGGAGGTGCTGTCGCGGGTGTCTCAGCGCGAGGTGGTGGTCATGACTGAGATCGCACAAGCAGATGGCACCGCCATGACCCGGCTACATGCTGCTGTCGCGACATTCGTTAAGCGCGCAATGCGCAACCCTCGGCTTGCCTACGCGTTGATCGCAGAGCCATGTGACAGGGAAATCGACGAGGCCCGACTGACTTACCGAGCCTCCATCAGCGAGGTGATCCGCGCCATCGTGACCACGGGGCAAAAGACCACCGAAATGCGGAGCGACGTGCAGCCGAACATTGCCGCTACCGTCATCGTGGGCGGCTTCATGGAGGGCTTGATCGGCCCGCTTTCGCCCCTGAGCCGCCAACGTCACGAGGACACGGATGAGTACCAGCGCGAAGTAGCCTCGCTGGCTGACCAGATCGCCCGGCTGGCTTGCGCCAGCGTGGCACTCGCCACCGCCAGGGTTCAACCGCTTCAACGGAGAGACGCATGA
- a CDS encoding acyl-CoA dehydrogenase family protein, with protein MNRPLPPQILEVTADRYDTHKVLNQAQPAAGFNAFSGDALLCAAIEREAPWAAARCAALGALAGDEGVQELARLANRHTPELKTHDRFGNRIDWVEFHPSWHELMSLAWRHEVPNLSWRTKEKSGHYARAVLSYIWNQVEHGTACPTGMAYASYAGFEAEPALAIWKEKSLGTVYEFSRREVGDKPSVVIGYAMTEKQGGSDLRETQTTARFSHSADYHGATAHWYELTGHKWFCSVPQSDGFFTLGKVNGGVTCFFLPRTLPDGSYNRFLVQRLKDKAGNKSNASSEVEYAGTMAIRVGEEGRGLREILSHSHLTRMDFAVGSAGLMRQALTLALRHTTTRNAFGTTLAERPMMTNVLADMAVEVEAATLMALRVAKATDLLEASEHERLLARVATPAAKFFNCSRAPSIANEALQCHGGNGFIEENPMARVYREAPLNSVWEGTANMMCMDVRRAMIRDARTIDALFDELKPLAGQDARFDALAAHTERLVRAAVDDEFLARPMTEAVARVLQGAEMLRHGGQEAADAFLTTRSPVARGAWGAHYGTLAASVGQVAAQQIIRRAMVTA; from the coding sequence ATGAATAGGCCCCTTCCACCTCAGATCCTCGAAGTGACTGCTGATCGCTACGACACGCACAAGGTGCTTAACCAGGCGCAGCCCGCGGCCGGCTTCAACGCCTTCAGCGGTGATGCCTTGCTGTGCGCGGCCATCGAGCGCGAGGCCCCGTGGGCCGCGGCCCGATGCGCGGCGCTGGGCGCCTTGGCTGGCGACGAGGGCGTGCAGGAGCTGGCGCGATTAGCGAACCGCCACACTCCAGAGCTCAAGACCCATGACCGCTTCGGCAACCGCATCGACTGGGTGGAGTTCCACCCAAGCTGGCACGAACTGATGTCGCTGGCGTGGAGGCACGAGGTGCCGAATCTCTCATGGCGCACCAAGGAGAAGAGCGGCCACTATGCGCGTGCAGTGCTTTCCTATATCTGGAACCAAGTGGAGCACGGAACGGCCTGCCCTACGGGCATGGCCTATGCCTCCTACGCTGGCTTCGAGGCTGAGCCGGCGCTTGCCATTTGGAAGGAAAAATCCCTGGGAACGGTATACGAATTCAGCCGCCGTGAAGTGGGCGACAAGCCCTCCGTCGTGATCGGCTACGCAATGACCGAAAAGCAGGGTGGCTCCGACCTCCGCGAGACGCAGACCACGGCGCGTTTCTCCCACTCAGCCGACTACCACGGCGCGACTGCGCACTGGTACGAGCTGACCGGACACAAGTGGTTCTGCTCGGTGCCGCAGTCTGATGGCTTTTTCACGCTCGGCAAGGTAAACGGCGGCGTCACCTGTTTCTTCCTGCCGCGCACGCTGCCGGACGGCAGTTACAACCGCTTCCTCGTGCAGCGGCTCAAGGACAAGGCGGGCAACAAGTCCAATGCGTCGAGCGAGGTCGAGTACGCGGGCACGATGGCCATCCGTGTCGGCGAGGAGGGGCGCGGCCTGCGCGAGATCCTGTCGCATTCGCACCTCACCCGTATGGATTTCGCCGTCGGCTCGGCGGGCTTAATGCGCCAGGCGCTTACGCTCGCGCTGCGTCACACCACGACGCGCAATGCCTTTGGCACCACGCTCGCCGAGCGGCCCATGATGACCAACGTGCTGGCCGACATGGCAGTGGAGGTCGAGGCCGCTACGCTGATGGCGCTGCGCGTGGCCAAAGCCACAGACCTCTTGGAGGCAAGCGAACACGAAAGGCTGCTGGCCCGAGTGGCGACGCCCGCGGCTAAGTTCTTCAACTGCTCACGCGCGCCTTCGATTGCCAACGAGGCGCTGCAGTGCCACGGCGGCAACGGCTTCATCGAGGAGAACCCGATGGCACGCGTGTACCGCGAGGCACCGCTCAACAGCGTTTGGGAAGGCACGGCCAACATGATGTGCATGGACGTGCGCCGCGCCATGATCCGCGACGCGCGCACCATCGACGCGCTATTCGACGAGCTAAAGCCCCTGGCGGGCCAGGATGCGCGATTCGACGCGCTGGCGGCACATACCGAACGCCTCGTGCGGGCAGCGGTGGACGACGAATTCCTCGCCCGCCCGATGACAGAGGCGGTGGCTCGCGTGCTCCAGGGCGCCGAGATGCTGCGCCACGGCGGTCAGGAGGCGGCGGATGCATTCCTCACTACGCGCAGTCCGGTTGCGCGCGGCGCATGGGGGGCACACTACGGAACCCTGGCTGCATCGGTCGGCCAAGTTGCAGCGCAGCAGATCATTCGCAGGGCGATGGTGACTGCCTGA
- a CDS encoding isochorismatase family protein, with product MDTIKAQTSALVLVDYQTRLMPAIHGADQVLGNAQLLAHAARTLSIPVLGTEQNPSGLGPNVELVKTECASTVVKTHFDACADGLLEALDSAKEKCNQIVIAGCEAHVCMMQTALGLLRAHKRVWVVANASGSRRIDDHAAAMSRLAQAGATVVTHEMVLFEWLHDCKHPRFRDVLTLIKAAERWTGAPIPDAPSLPQGAIRQSPSPCE from the coding sequence ATGGACACTATCAAAGCGCAGACGAGCGCCCTGGTGCTGGTGGACTATCAGACGCGCTTGATGCCAGCCATCCATGGCGCGGATCAAGTGCTGGGCAATGCCCAACTCCTTGCACATGCTGCTCGAACGCTGAGCATTCCAGTGCTGGGTACGGAACAGAACCCGTCAGGACTTGGCCCAAACGTTGAGCTTGTGAAAACTGAATGTGCCAGCACCGTTGTCAAGACGCACTTTGATGCCTGTGCAGATGGACTGCTTGAGGCTCTGGACTCGGCAAAAGAGAAATGCAATCAGATTGTGATCGCAGGCTGCGAAGCCCACGTCTGCATGATGCAAACAGCGCTTGGGCTGCTTCGAGCCCACAAACGCGTATGGGTTGTCGCTAACGCGAGCGGCTCACGACGGATCGACGATCATGCCGCAGCGATGAGTCGTTTGGCACAAGCAGGCGCCACCGTTGTGACACACGAAATGGTGCTGTTCGAATGGCTGCATGACTGCAAGCATCCACGCTTCCGCGACGTATTGACGCTTATCAAGGCAGCTGAACGATGGACGGGAGCACCGATACCTGACGCCCCTAGCCTCCCCCAAGGAGCTATCAGGCAGTCACCATCGCCCTGCGAATGA
- a CDS encoding TetR/AcrR family transcriptional regulator — translation MSTPTAPIKTRRVPSKKAETADDPRQLRHQALADVRRELVLDAARSAFFELGMEKASIREIAHRAGYTPGAIYSYFASKEELYGTLLSESLDRLNERVQETLDKNPSGPARARATAKAFFDFYRENPRDLDLGFYLFQGMQPRGLTPELNETLNARLRNALQPTQDALQHLGMPTQQALEEITALFAHTVGLLVLSHTGRIRMFKQASQDLFEKYLEQLINRAETACRK, via the coding sequence ATGAGCACACCGACCGCACCCATCAAGACCCGCCGCGTGCCCTCCAAAAAGGCCGAAACAGCGGACGATCCACGTCAGCTTCGGCACCAAGCGCTTGCCGACGTGAGGCGTGAACTCGTGCTGGATGCCGCTCGATCCGCGTTTTTCGAACTCGGGATGGAAAAAGCAAGCATCCGGGAGATCGCGCACCGGGCGGGCTACACACCGGGCGCGATCTACAGCTACTTCGCCAGCAAAGAAGAGCTGTACGGCACCTTGTTGAGTGAATCGCTCGACAGGCTCAATGAGCGCGTTCAGGAAACGCTGGACAAGAATCCCTCAGGGCCGGCTCGCGCGCGGGCGACTGCGAAGGCGTTCTTCGACTTCTACCGGGAGAATCCGCGTGACCTGGATCTCGGCTTCTACCTGTTCCAAGGGATGCAGCCTCGGGGCCTAACACCCGAGTTGAACGAGACACTCAATGCGCGTCTGCGCAACGCATTGCAGCCAACGCAAGACGCGCTGCAGCACCTCGGAATGCCAACGCAGCAGGCGCTCGAAGAGATCACAGCACTTTTCGCCCATACCGTGGGACTTTTGGTGCTCAGCCACACGGGGCGCATTCGCATGTTCAAGCAAGCGTCGCAAGATCTGTTTGAGAAGTACTTGGAGCAACTGATCAACCGAGCCGAAACCGCCTGTCGGAAGTGA